From the genome of Carassius gibelio isolate Cgi1373 ecotype wild population from Czech Republic chromosome B10, carGib1.2-hapl.c, whole genome shotgun sequence, one region includes:
- the sod1 gene encoding superoxide dismutase [Cu-Zn], with translation MAKKAVCVLKGTGEVNGTVNFEQEDDKSSVKLSGKITGLTPGKHGFHVHAFGDNTNGCTSAGPHYNPHNQTHGGPTDSVRHVGDLGNLIADKDGVAEIDIVDKMVTLFGEYSVIGRTMVIHEKEDDLGKGGNEESLKTGNAGGRLACGVIGITQ, from the exons ATGGCGAAGAAGGCCGTTTGTGTTCTTAAAGGCACTGGAGAAGTGAACGGCACTGTTAATTTCGAGCAAGAG GATGACAAGTCTTCAGTGAAGCTCTCGGGTAAAATCACTGGCCTTACTCCTGGAAAGCACGGTTTCCATGTCCATGCTTTTGGAGACAACACAAACG GCTGCACCAGTGCAGGTCCGCACTACAACCCTCATAATCAAACTCACGGTGGACCAACTGATAGTGTCAG ACACGTCGGAGACCTTGGTAATTTGATAGCTGATAAAGATGGTGTTGCAGAAATTGACATTGTGGATAAAATGGTGACCCTGTTTGGGGAATACTCCGTCATTGGGAGGACCATGGTG ATCCACGAGAAAGAGGATGACTTGGGTAAAGGAGGCAATGAAGAAAGTCTTAAAACCGGCAACGCTGGAGGTCGTCTGGCCTGTGGTGTTATAGGCATCACTCAGTGA